A genomic stretch from Malus domestica chromosome 15, GDT2T_hap1 includes:
- the LOC103404152 gene encoding uncharacterized protein, translating into MASANSGRIFACVLWLFFLSLPLSSAVEPSNEHSLVISESDRLQLSRGAPVTNSPGSKPGISVLCERVHIRGLSRLKNIGKFANTVKVKVSGTNSSTRIPTFEVCFHRNTSLGLGMCPQSRWQKVPKGSWSRSMSPFEHQLLDIRTYGSSLQSLEVSIEEEFVKYRTMFLILGIIMMSLASLLSNSLVFYYGSGMAIGVVLVILIVLFQGMKLLPTGRKNSLAIFVYSSVVGLGSFLLSYLPGLLRTVLIEIGISEDMYNPLAIFLLAFIFLAGAWLGFWAVHKLVLTEDGSIDIMTSQFVNWSIKILGATVIFQSSVDHLLATEAIVFGFVVSAILKKIFRWRFLRRVCKIMSFQFWSLVMAFQYLPTFPSSISTGKSLKTPKKNRRRLEIPDSPPSPPSPPSDAWLFPSTFHTTPERRKYSKEEWDAFTRETTTKALQELASSPEYHRWCSSNVERISVAPRSTRKVADQPRHWWLLWLW; encoded by the exons ATGGCTTCTGCAAATTCCGGTCGCATCTTCGCCTGCGTTCTCTGGCTTTTTTTTCTCTCGCTCCCGCTTTCCTCCGCCGTCGAACCCTCCAATGAGCATTCCTTAG TTATTTCCGAGTCGGATAGGTTACAATTATCTCGTGGCGCGCCAGTAACCAATTCTCCTGGCTCCAAGCCTGGCATTTCAGTGCTGTGTGAAAGAGTTCATATCCGTGGATTGTCAAGGCTTAAAAATATTGGGAAGTTTGCCAACACGGTGAAGGTGAAGGTATCAGGAACAAATTCAAGCACTCGTATACCGACCTTTGAGGTTTGTTTCCACAG AAATACATCTCTTGGGCTAGGGATGTGCCCTCAAAGCCGTTGGCAGAAGGTTCCCAAGGGCTCCTGGTCAAGGTCCATGTCACCTTTTGAGCACCAACTCTTAGATATACGAACATATGGTTCATCCTTACAGAGCTTGGAGGTGTCCATTGAAGAAG AATTTGTTAAATATCGAACGATGTTTTTGATATTGGGCATAATCATGATGAGCTTGGCGTCCCTCCTGAGCAATTCATTAGTATTTTATTACGGCAGTGGAATGGCAATTGGGGTGGTCCTTGTAATATTGATTGTACTTTTTCAG GGGATGAAGCTTCTTCCAACTGGTCGGAAGAATTCTCTTGCAATTTTTGTGTACTCATCTGTG GTTGGTTTGGGATCTTTTCTCCTCAGCTACCTACCTGGGTTATTGCGTACAGTACTCATAGAGATTGGAATCAGCGAAGATATGTATAATCCT TTGGCTATATTTCTTCTGGCTTTTATTTTTCTGGCTGGAGCATGGTTGGGCTTCTGGGCAGTCCACAAACTCGTCCTTACAGAAGATGGATCAATCGATATAATGACATCTCAGTTTGTCAATTGGTCCATCAAAATTCTGGGTGCTACTGTGATTTTTCAG AGTTCTGTCGATCACCTACTGGCAACAGAAGCTATAGTATTTGGATTTGTCGTCTCTGCTATACTAAAGAAAATCTTTAGATGGAGATTCCTTCGTCGCGTGTGCAAGATTATGTCTTTCCAATTCTGGAGCTTAGTCATGGCCTTCCAGTATCTGCCAACATTTCCTTCGTCGATATCTACCGG GAAATCGCTGAAAACACCCAAAAAGAACCGTCGCAGATTGGAAATTCCTGATTCTCCGCCTTCTCCGCCTTCTCCACCTTCAGATGCATGGTTATTTCCTTCTACCTTCCACACCACACCTGAAAGGAGAAAATACTCGAAAGAAGAGTGGGACGCATTCACCAGAGAGACAACAACAAAAGCCTTGCAGGAACTTGCTTCTTCTCCTGAGTATCACAGATGGTGCTCCTCAAATGTAGAAAGAATCAGTGTCGCTCCCCGGAGCACTAGAAAAGTTGCTGATCAACCGCGCCACTGGTGGCTCCTTTGGTTGTGGTAA
- the LOC103404295 gene encoding uncharacterized protein — protein sequence MGNCQAAEAATVVIQHPGANKIERIYWSVGAHEVMTSNPGHYVALVVNSPTMKSETGAPVKQLKLLRPDDTLLIGQVYRLISFEDVLKEFAAKKSVKLGKLLKDRGGLGVEMKMKDLAVQNLKSGNNNSVKMESVGSSCGSKSTNNGRSYRSVGRNHGGVGGGEQWRPALQSIAEVGT from the exons ATGGGAAATTGTCAGGCGGCGGAGGCAGCGACGGTGGTGATTCAGCACCCCGGGGCCAACAAGATCGAGAGGATTTACTGGTCTGTGGGCGCTCATGAGGTCATGACTTCCAACCCTGGTCACTACGTGGCTCTTGTCGTCAACTCTCCCACCATGAAGTCTGAGACCGGTGCTCCAGTGAAGCAGCTCAAGCTTCTCAGACCAGACGACACTTTACTCATTGGACAGGTTTATCGCCTCATCAGTTTTGAAG ATGTGTTGAAGGAGTTTGCTGCCAAAAAGTCCGTGAAGCTGGGAAAGTTGCTGAAGGATAGAGGTGGGCTTGGAGTGGAAATGAAGATGAAGGACCTGGCGGTTCAGAATTTGAAGTCCGGGAACAACAATTCTGTCAAg ATGGAGAGTGTGGGAAGCAGCTGTGGCAGCAAAAGCACTAACAACGGCAGAAGCTACAGAAGTGTGGGAAGGAACCATGGTGGTGTAGGTGGGGGGGAGCAGTGGAGGCCTGCCTTGCAGAGCATTGCAGAGGTTGGAACTTGA